In Raphanus sativus cultivar WK10039 chromosome 5, ASM80110v3, whole genome shotgun sequence, the following proteins share a genomic window:
- the LOC108861308 gene encoding pentatricopeptide repeat-containing protein At3g21470 — translation MNYQDHFHISNLIRNNISRGSPRQALLLYKGIRLKGVFFPGWVPLLLKACACVPSLVPGKLLHSESIKFGIYSDVMVRTSLINMYSKCGRIVSARKVFDEMHERNVAAWNAMIGGYMWNGDTVSATGLFGEMMGSGNEVTWIEMMKGYAKRKETGKARDLFERMPLEMRGVKAWAVMLGGYVGNREMEAARVFFEEIPEKNSFVWSLMISGCFRVGDVDEAGGVFSRVEVRDLVVWNSLITGYAKNGYSDGAIDAFYEMQGEGFEPDAVTVSSVLSACAQSGRLDVGREVHSLINRIGIELNEFVSNALIDMYAKCGDLENATSVFESLSLRSVACWNSMISCLANHGKGREALEMFRTMDTEPDEITFLAGLTACVHGGFLVEGLKIFLEMKTKDVKPNVKHFGCLVHLLGLSGKLKEAYGLVREMPVKPNDTVLGALLGACKVHMDTEMAEQVIKMIETAGSVMKGDSENHLVLISNLYAHAERWQTAEMLRVEMEKRGLQKSTGLSSLVLT, via the coding sequence ATGAATTATCAGGACCATTTTCATATATCCAATCTTATAAGAAATAACATATCTAGAGGATCACCAAGACAAGCTCTACTCTTATACAAAGGAATCCGCCTTAAAGGAGTGTTTTTCCCTGGATGGGTTCCTCTGCTTCTAAAAGCATGCGCTTGCGTTCCAAGTCTTGTCCCCGGGAAGCTCTTACATTCCGAATCCATCAAGTTCGGTATCTACTCTGACGTCATGGTGAGAACCTCTCTGATCAACATGTATAGCAAATGTGGACGCATAGTTTCTGCACGTaaggtgttcgacgaaatgcaCGAGAGAAACGTTGCTGCTTGGAACGCTATGATCGGTGGGTATATGTGGAACGGTGACACAGTCTCGGCTACTGGATTGTTCGGAGAGATGATGGGGAGTGGAAATGAAGTGACTTGGATCGAGATGATGAAAGGGTACGCGAAGAGAAAGGAGACTGGTAAAGCTAGAGACTTGTTTGAGAGAATGCCTCTGGAGATGAGGGGTGTGAAGGCTTGGGCGGTTATGCTTGGAGGGTACGTTGGTAATCGAGAGATGGAGGCTGCTCGGGTGTTCTTTGAGGAGATACCGGAGAAGAACTCGTTTGTGTGGTCGTTGATGATCTCTGGGTGTTTTAGGGTAGGTGATGTGGATGAGGCTGGTGGTGTTTTTAGCCGTGTGGAGGTTCGTGATTTGGTGGTTTGGAACAGTTTGATCACTGGTTATGCGAAGAACGGGTACTCTGATGGTGCTATTGATGCTTTTTATGAGATGCAAGGAGAAGGGTTTGAACCGGATGCAGTGACGGTTTCGAGTGTTTTGTCTGCTTGTGCTCAGTCTGGTCGTCTTGATGTTGGCAGAGAGGTTCACTCTCTGATTAACCGTATAGGCATTGAGCTTAATGAGTTTGTTTCTAATGCTTTGATCGATATGTATGCTAAGTGTGGGGATCTAGAGAATGCTACATCCGTGTTTGAGTCGTTAAGTCTGAGAAGTGTAGCTTGTTGGAACTCTATGATCTCGTGTCTTGCCAATCACGGGAAGGGCAGAGAAGCTTTAGAGATGTTCAGAACGATGGATACAGAACCCGATGAGATCACTTTTCTGGCGGGTCTCACCGCTTGTGTTCATGGAGGGTTTCTAGTGGAAGGTCTAAAGATATTCTTGGAGATGAAGACCAAAGATGTGAAACCGAATGTGAAGCATTTTGGATGTTTGGTTCATCTCTTGGGACTCTCAGGTAAACTGAAGGAGGCTTACGGATTGGTAAGAGAGATGCCTGTGAAACCGAACGATACAGTTTTGGGAGCTTTACTTGGTGCCTGCAAGGTTCATATGGATACAGAAATGGCTGAACAAGTGATAAAGATGATCGAGACTGCAGGAAGCGTCATGAAGGGTGACAGTGAAAATCACCTTGTGTTGATATCGAACTTGTATGCACATGCCGAGAGATGGCAAACAGCTGAAATGTTGAGAGTGGAAATGGAGAAAAGGGGTCTTCAGAAATCTACAGGACTAAGCTCACTAGTTCTGACCTGA